The Elaeis guineensis isolate ETL-2024a chromosome 13, EG11, whole genome shotgun sequence genome includes a region encoding these proteins:
- the LOC105056340 gene encoding mitogen-activated protein kinase 9 isoform X2 → MLDKEFFTEYGEATRYQIQEVIGKGSYGVVAAAVDTHTGERMAIKKINDVFEHVSDATRILREIKLLRLLRHPDIVEIKHIMLPPSRREFKDIYVVFELMESDLHQVIKANDDLTPEHYQFFLYQLLRALKYIHTANVFHRDLKPKNILANADCKLKICDFGLARVSFNDTPSAIFWTDYVATRWYRAPELCGSFFSKYTPAIDIWSIGCIFAEMLTGRPLFPGKNVVHQLDLMTDLLGTPSPEAVARIRNEKARRYLSSMRKKPPVPFSQKFLNADPLALRLLERLLAFDPKDRPTAEQALADPYFQSLANLDREPSTQPISKLEFEFERKKLTKDDVRELIYREILEYHPQMLHEYLRGGEQTSFMYPSGVDRFKRQFAHLEEHYGKGERSTPLQRQHASLPRERVCALKDETADQNKDFEKRTAASVARTTCQSPPRSRQCEGSEHAYAAENGISKPDCNARSLIKSASISASKCVVVNGRRELEEESISEHTNEVVDGLSHNVAELYA, encoded by the exons ATGCTTGACAAGGAGTTCTTCACGGAGTATGGTGAAGCAACCCGATACCAGATACAAGAAGTCATTGGCAAAGGAAGCTATGGGGTGGTTGCCGCTGCGGTGGACACTCACACAGGCGAGAGAATGGCAATCAAGAAAATTAATGATGTATTCGAGCATGTTTCTGATGCCACTCGCATTCTAAGGGAGATCAAGCTGCTCAGGCTGCTCCGGCATCCTGACATCGTAGAAATAAAGCATATAATGCTTCCTCCTTCCCGGAGAGAATTCAAGGATATATATGTTGTTTTTGAGTTGATGGAGTCAGATCTTCACCAAGTAATCAAGGCAAACGATGACCTCACACCAGAACATTATCAGTTTTTCTTGTACCAGCTCCTTCGAGCTCTGAAGTATATCCATACAG CTAATGTGTTTCACCGTGATTTAAAGCCCAAGAATATACTTGCCAATGCTGACTGCAAATTGAAAATTTGTGACTTTGGGCTCGCACGAGTATCATTTAATGATACTCCATCAGCTATTTTTTGGACC gattATGTGGCAACAAGGTGGTATCGTGCCCCTGAACTATGTGGCTCTTTCTTCTCCAAA TATACCCCTGCTATCGATATTTGGAGCATAGGTTGTATATTTGCAGAAATGCTTACAGGAAGACCGTTATTTCCTGGAAAGAATGTGGTGCATCAGTTGGATCTAATGACTGATCTACTTGGCACTCCTTCACCTGAAGCTGTTGCTAGG ATTCGGAATGAAAAGGCTAGAAGATATTTAAGTAGCATGCGCAAAAAACCTCCTGTTCCTTTCTCGCAGAAGTTCCTCAATGCAGATCCATTGGCGCTTCGTTTACTAGAGCGCTTGCTTGCATTCGATCCTAAAGATAGGCCTACAGCCGAACAG gcATTGGCTGATCCATACTTCCAAAGTCTGGCTAATCTAGACCGCGAACCATCAACTCAGCCCATATCCAAACTTGAATTTGAGTTTGAGAGGAAGAAATTGACAAAAGATGATGTCAGAGAATTGATTTATAGAGAG ATTTTGGAATATCATCCTCAGATGCTGCATGAGTATCTTCGAGGTGGAGAACAGACTAGCTTCATGTACCCAAG TGGGGTTGATCGTTTTAAGCGACAATTTGCACATCTTGAAGAGCACTATGGCAAGGGAGAAAGAAGCACTCCACTTCAGCGGCAGCATGCCTCTTTGCCAAG AGAGAGGGTCTGTGCTTTGAAAGATGAAACTGCTgatcaaaataaagattttgagAAAAGGACTGCAGCTTCAGTTGCTCGCACTACCTGTCAAAGCCCTCCGAGGTCACGCCAATGTGAGGGATCTGAGCATGCATATGCTGCAGAAAATGGCATAAGCAAACCAGACTGTAATGCCCGGAGCTTGATAAAGAGTGCTAGCATCAGTGCTTCCAAGTGTGTAGTTGTCAATGGAAGAAGGGAGTTAGAA GAGGAGTCTATTTCGGAGCACACAAATGAGGTGGTTGATGGATTGTCACATAATGTAGCAGAGTTGTATGCCTAA
- the LOC105056340 gene encoding mitogen-activated protein kinase 9 isoform X1: protein MGGGTFVDGVRRWFQRRSTRSDIAPSSSLSEEPGPATAAAVADEVADKEQKEDRLPLVEVLDLISLPLLRVPRRSRMTGTDSHKKSMLDKEFFTEYGEATRYQIQEVIGKGSYGVVAAAVDTHTGERMAIKKINDVFEHVSDATRILREIKLLRLLRHPDIVEIKHIMLPPSRREFKDIYVVFELMESDLHQVIKANDDLTPEHYQFFLYQLLRALKYIHTANVFHRDLKPKNILANADCKLKICDFGLARVSFNDTPSAIFWTDYVATRWYRAPELCGSFFSKYTPAIDIWSIGCIFAEMLTGRPLFPGKNVVHQLDLMTDLLGTPSPEAVARIRNEKARRYLSSMRKKPPVPFSQKFLNADPLALRLLERLLAFDPKDRPTAEQALADPYFQSLANLDREPSTQPISKLEFEFERKKLTKDDVRELIYREILEYHPQMLHEYLRGGEQTSFMYPSGVDRFKRQFAHLEEHYGKGERSTPLQRQHASLPRERVCALKDETADQNKDFEKRTAASVARTTCQSPPRSRQCEGSEHAYAAENGISKPDCNARSLIKSASISASKCVVVNGRRELEEESISEHTNEVVDGLSHNVAELYA, encoded by the exons ATGGGGGGAGGTACTTTCGTCGATGGCGTCCGTCGCTGGTTCCAGCGCCGTTCCACGCGCTCCGATATCGCCCCCTCCTCTTCCCTGAGCGAAGAACCGGGCcccgccaccgccgccgccgtCGCCGACGAGGTGGCGGACAAGGAGCAGAAGGAGGACCGGCTCCCCCTCGTCGAGGTCTTGGATCTCATTAGCCTCCCGCTCCTCCGAGTCCCCAGACGATCCCGAATGACCGGGACCGACTCTCACAAGAAG AGCATGCTTGACAAGGAGTTCTTCACGGAGTATGGTGAAGCAACCCGATACCAGATACAAGAAGTCATTGGCAAAGGAAGCTATGGGGTGGTTGCCGCTGCGGTGGACACTCACACAGGCGAGAGAATGGCAATCAAGAAAATTAATGATGTATTCGAGCATGTTTCTGATGCCACTCGCATTCTAAGGGAGATCAAGCTGCTCAGGCTGCTCCGGCATCCTGACATCGTAGAAATAAAGCATATAATGCTTCCTCCTTCCCGGAGAGAATTCAAGGATATATATGTTGTTTTTGAGTTGATGGAGTCAGATCTTCACCAAGTAATCAAGGCAAACGATGACCTCACACCAGAACATTATCAGTTTTTCTTGTACCAGCTCCTTCGAGCTCTGAAGTATATCCATACAG CTAATGTGTTTCACCGTGATTTAAAGCCCAAGAATATACTTGCCAATGCTGACTGCAAATTGAAAATTTGTGACTTTGGGCTCGCACGAGTATCATTTAATGATACTCCATCAGCTATTTTTTGGACC gattATGTGGCAACAAGGTGGTATCGTGCCCCTGAACTATGTGGCTCTTTCTTCTCCAAA TATACCCCTGCTATCGATATTTGGAGCATAGGTTGTATATTTGCAGAAATGCTTACAGGAAGACCGTTATTTCCTGGAAAGAATGTGGTGCATCAGTTGGATCTAATGACTGATCTACTTGGCACTCCTTCACCTGAAGCTGTTGCTAGG ATTCGGAATGAAAAGGCTAGAAGATATTTAAGTAGCATGCGCAAAAAACCTCCTGTTCCTTTCTCGCAGAAGTTCCTCAATGCAGATCCATTGGCGCTTCGTTTACTAGAGCGCTTGCTTGCATTCGATCCTAAAGATAGGCCTACAGCCGAACAG gcATTGGCTGATCCATACTTCCAAAGTCTGGCTAATCTAGACCGCGAACCATCAACTCAGCCCATATCCAAACTTGAATTTGAGTTTGAGAGGAAGAAATTGACAAAAGATGATGTCAGAGAATTGATTTATAGAGAG ATTTTGGAATATCATCCTCAGATGCTGCATGAGTATCTTCGAGGTGGAGAACAGACTAGCTTCATGTACCCAAG TGGGGTTGATCGTTTTAAGCGACAATTTGCACATCTTGAAGAGCACTATGGCAAGGGAGAAAGAAGCACTCCACTTCAGCGGCAGCATGCCTCTTTGCCAAG AGAGAGGGTCTGTGCTTTGAAAGATGAAACTGCTgatcaaaataaagattttgagAAAAGGACTGCAGCTTCAGTTGCTCGCACTACCTGTCAAAGCCCTCCGAGGTCACGCCAATGTGAGGGATCTGAGCATGCATATGCTGCAGAAAATGGCATAAGCAAACCAGACTGTAATGCCCGGAGCTTGATAAAGAGTGCTAGCATCAGTGCTTCCAAGTGTGTAGTTGTCAATGGAAGAAGGGAGTTAGAA GAGGAGTCTATTTCGGAGCACACAAATGAGGTGGTTGATGGATTGTCACATAATGTAGCAGAGTTGTATGCCTAA